ATGTGGGGGAAAGCAAATGTCCGATAACCAAAATATATATGTTCTTCTGACTGATACGGGTACGATGTTTACCAAACTGATTAAACGAATTACGGCAGCGCCCTATAATCATGCTTCGCTGGTGCTGGATGAGAACTTGAATGAAGTGTTCAGCTTCGGCCGGAAATGCGCCAACAATCCCTGGATAGGGGGATTTGTTGAGGAGGATGTATACGAAGGAACCTTCCGTCACTTTCCCGGCACGCGCTGCGCTCTGCTCCGTCTAAAGGTCACGCGGGAGCAACTTGAGGCAGCGAGACGCGTGATTCAAAGCTATAAGGATGAAGAGGATGCTTACGGCTACAATCTTATCGGCATGTTTGGCGTGCTGATGAGACTTGATATTACGAGGGAAAGATCGTACTTCTGCTCACAATTCGTAGCGGAGGCAATGAAGCAAAGCAGAATTCATCTATGGGATCGCCCTTCCTCCGCAGTAACCCCGAATGATTTCTTTCAGCATCCGGCATTCGAGGTTATATACGAAGGCATGTTATATGACTATCCATTACTTGATCAATCCAAGTTGGCTGGATTCCAATACCCGTTACAAACAGCTTCAAGTTGAGTTGATTTTTGATCTGATTTGTTGCATATCGAACCCTAACTTCTGCCCGCGGCAGAAGTTATTTTTGTATTGCGGGATTCTTAAAAACGTTATTTAAATTGGGCATTTGCACGCGTTATGATCGACTCGATTTTTTGTTCGTGACTGTAGATGCTTTTCTTTTTCGTCAGGATCTGACCGGAGAGTGTCAGCAGCCTGGACAGGGCATCGCTGGTTCGTGCCGATTCATTGGTCTTTACTGCGGCTTTGAAATTCTTCCACTCGGTTGCCATCAGTTTATTCGGCGTGGAGATTGCGCTTTTATCGCCTTTGATTTTGCTTTTGTAGGATTCAATCTCGGACAGGATGGAACGGACTTTAGCCGCTTTGGAAGCTTTCTCTTTCTTGGCCGCCGTAAGCGCCGCCTGCTTAGTTCGAATATCATCACGTCCCAAGGATACCAGGATCTTCATGCCACTGGCCTGTGACTGCAGTATCTTGGAGAGCGATTTGTCTTTGAGTTTTTTGGCTGCGGCGATTTGTTTATTGAGCGCGGAATAGGTATTAAACAGCGGCTGGTACTTGGTTTTGGCTGCTTGCAGCTGATCCTCCAGCTTGCGGATTTTATCCTTATCGATTTCGCTGATTTTTTTGCGGGTTTCTGAAGCTTTGGCTTCATTGGCATAGCGAAGGGAAGAGATTCGATCATCCAAATCCATTACCTGGTTTCGTTCGGATTTGAACTCATCAAACTGTTTGATGAGTTTGGTACGTACGGATCCGCCAGCCCGGTCCGCCGTGGCTTTCAATTGGGCTTGAACCGTATCGGTGAACTCGATCGCAGCTGCATTCGCGAAAGGCATGGGGATGAAAGAGAGTAAAAGTGCCATCACAAGTGATGAGGTGAGTAATCTTCTAAACATAAACATCGCTCCTTAAATAACTAATAATTATCATTAGCGGTATTCGCATCATGACAGAATGGCCGGACCCACGACAAAAAGCACCCGTTAGAAAGGCGCATTCAACGCCAGACTTACGGGTGCTTCCTTCGTAAGAGTTCCGATTCACTTTTTGTAAATATACAGGTAAATTTTGGATTTGTCAAACACTTATTCCCCTGAACTGAGCGAAAATTCTCTAAGAATGGTCTTCCAAGCCTCCGAATCTCCTTCCCATGTGGGCCCTTTCGGTATTTGCTTGATGAGAACCCGATCCGAGAACGAAGGGAGATTTACAATTTGGGGACTGCTGCTGAGCATAATAAATAACAGGTTTACGTCCGCTTTGGGATAGGCTTCGCGTATTGCTTGATCAATCGTCTCGGCATCCTTGGTATTCGCGATGATCCGCACGAGCAGAGTCTTCCGTTCAGAATTCAAGCAGCGGTTAAAGCGTTCGATTCTTCGATCCAGCCGCTCGCGAAACGCGGGGTAGTCATATAACGGAGGCTCCTCCGGATTGTTCTTGAAATCATGGAAGGATAAACAGGAAGATCGTTTATCGCGCACATAGTAACAGTTCACGGATTTGCCGTATATGTCGAGATTATCCCGTAGCATGAAATCGCTGAATTGACGTTTAATGACTTTACAAAATTCATGGGTCGAAGCGAAGTTGAACCAGTCCAACGGGCCAGCTGCATGACGCAGCTGGTTTCTTCTTAACTGGGCGGCAACCTGACAGTTGTGACCCAGACTGAAAATGGCATCAAACTCCACAGGGGTTGTCATGCTACCAGACCTCCTTGAATCTATCATTAGATATCATATGCAGATCGATAGAGTTGGTATGGAGCAGTGACCAAGGGTGGGTGTGGAGTGCGGTTCATAGCCACCGTGCAGCATAATCGGAGGTGGGCCGGATTTGAGGGGAAACGGAGTGGTGGGAAAATTACGGACCCGACCCTCAAGGACTCAAGCTATATTTTGAATGAAGCTGCCATATTAATTCCCTCCGGCTGTTGACGCCGGTTTTAACAAATATGGACTTTAGATGATCCTGAATC
This Paenibacillus sp. JZ16 DNA region includes the following protein-coding sequences:
- a CDS encoding DUF1796 family putative cysteine peptidase, with the protein product MTTPVEFDAIFSLGHNCQVAAQLRRNQLRHAAGPLDWFNFASTHEFCKVIKRQFSDFMLRDNLDIYGKSVNCYYVRDKRSSCLSFHDFKNNPEEPPLYDYPAFRERLDRRIERFNRCLNSERKTLLVRIIANTKDAETIDQAIREAYPKADVNLLFIMLSSSPQIVNLPSFSDRVLIKQIPKGPTWEGDSEAWKTILREFSLSSGE